The following are from one region of the Flavobacteriaceae bacterium UJ101 genome:
- the mtaB gene encoding tRNA (N(6)-L-threonylcarbamoyladenosine(37)-C(2))-methylthiotransferase (Catalyzes the methylthiolation of N6- threonylcarbamoyladenosine (t(6)A), leading to the formation of 2- methylthio-N6-threonylcarbamoyladenosine (ms(2)t(6)A) at position 37 in tRNAs that read codons beginning with adenine; Belongs to the methylthiotransferase family. MtaB subfamily; Contains 1 MTTase N-terminal domain; Contains 1 TRAM domain.; KEGG: fpc:FPSM_02045 threonylcarbamoyladenosine tRNA methylthiotransferase MtaB), translating to MIMQERSKVAFHTLGCKLNFAETSTIARDFEQKGFERVSFDSFADIYVINTCSVTDNADKRFKTTVKSCLKQNDQAFVIAVGCYAQLKPEEIAEVDGVDLVLGATEKFKITDYLNDLSKKELGEVHSCEIEDANFYVGSYSLGDRTRAFLKVQDGCDYKCTYCTIPLARGISRSDTLENVLKNAQEISKQGVKEIVLTGVNIGDYGKGEFGNKKHEHTFLDLVKALDQVEGIERLRISSIEPNLLKDETIEFCAQSNYFVPHFHVPLQSGSNTILKAMKRRYLKELYVDRIQKIKEWMPHACIGVDVIVGFPGETDEIFLETYNFLADLDISYLHVFSYSERPNTEAIEMGNVVPQNVRHKRSKMLRGLSAKKRRAFYETQIGTTRKVLWESENKDNFIHGFTENYVRVRTKYNPALMNTMMDVQLTQIDEAGNVAVEFI from the coding sequence ATGATTATGCAAGAAAGAAGTAAAGTCGCTTTTCATACGTTGGGATGTAAATTAAACTTTGCAGAAACCTCAACCATAGCACGAGATTTTGAACAAAAAGGATTTGAACGAGTTTCATTTGATTCATTTGCTGATATCTATGTAATTAATACTTGCTCGGTTACTGATAATGCTGATAAACGTTTTAAAACAACAGTAAAATCATGTTTGAAGCAAAATGATCAGGCTTTTGTGATCGCAGTAGGTTGCTATGCACAATTAAAACCAGAAGAAATTGCTGAAGTAGATGGAGTAGACTTAGTTTTAGGGGCTACAGAAAAGTTTAAAATTACAGATTACTTGAATGATCTTTCTAAAAAAGAATTAGGAGAAGTCCATTCTTGTGAAATTGAAGATGCTAATTTTTACGTAGGATCGTATTCTTTAGGAGATCGAACACGTGCTTTTTTAAAAGTACAAGATGGTTGTGATTATAAATGTACTTATTGTACGATTCCATTAGCTAGAGGTATTTCTCGATCTGACACATTAGAAAATGTATTAAAAAATGCACAAGAAATTTCTAAACAAGGGGTTAAAGAAATTGTTCTAACAGGTGTTAATATCGGGGATTATGGTAAAGGAGAATTTGGGAATAAAAAACATGAACATACTTTTTTAGATTTGGTTAAAGCATTAGATCAGGTTGAAGGAATTGAGCGTTTACGAATCTCTTCCATAGAACCTAATTTACTTAAAGATGAAACCATTGAATTTTGTGCACAATCCAATTACTTTGTTCCACATTTTCATGTGCCCCTGCAAAGTGGAAGTAATACTATTTTAAAAGCGATGAAACGTCGTTATTTAAAAGAATTATATGTAGATCGAATTCAAAAAATAAAAGAATGGATGCCACATGCTTGTATTGGAGTGGATGTAATTGTAGGTTTTCCAGGAGAAACAGATGAAATCTTCTTGGAAACATATAATTTTCTAGCCGATTTAGATATATCCTACCTTCATGTATTCTCTTATTCAGAAAGACCGAATACTGAAGCAATCGAAATGGGAAATGTTGTCCCTCAAAATGTACGCCATAAGCGTAGTAAAATGCTTCGAGGTTTGTCTGCTAAAAAACGACGTGCTTTTTATGAAACTCAAATAGGAACCACTCGAAAAGTATTGTGGGAAAGTGAAAATAAAGACAATTTTATTCATGGATTTACAGAAAACTATGTACGTGTCCGCACAAAATACAATCCAGCTTTAATGAATACTATGATGGATGTTCAACTGACACAAATTGATGAAGCAGGTAATGTCGCTGTGGAGTTTATATAA
- a CDS encoding putative peptide-binding periplasmic protein (Probably part of an ABC transporter complex that could be involved in peptide import; Belongs to the bacterial solute-binding protein 5 family.) has product MIVKSEKRKVNSEKKEMMFFLKIALFTIHFSFFIILYSCGDSIKIDDSKVFRLNRYDGVSSLDPAFAKTQSNIWMTNQLFNGLVQLDNQLHVKPSIAKRWDISEDGKTYRFTLRKDVFFHKNKVFKSKETRKVIANDFVYSFNRLLDKQTASPGGWVLANVKDFKALNDTVFEINLKEAFPPFLGLLSMQYCAVVPKEAVVFYGSDFRSNPVGTGPFQFKIWEENVKLVLRKNPLYFEKDSKGESLPYLEAVAVTFLPDKHSEFLQLIQGNLDFISGLDPSYKDELISVSGELNTKYQGKLHLEKQSYLNTEYLCFYLDNENAVDKRLRQAINYGFDRRKVIQYLRNNIGTPATGGMIPDGLPSYFEKGYHYQPKKAKKLIEAYKKEEGSVPEIELTTTSDYLNICEYLQAELNKLGLKIQINVTPGSTLREGKANGKFPFFRVSWIADYPDGENYLSLFYSKNHAPNGPNYSHFKNAQFDQWYEAALKETSDLKRRILYQKMDSLMLSEAPIVPLYYDEVTVFINQKVQNFKSNPINLLNLKEVWKKK; this is encoded by the coding sequence ATGATAGTAAAAAGTGAAAAACGAAAAGTGAATAGTGAAAAGAAAGAAATGATGTTTTTTTTAAAAATAGCACTATTCACTATTCACTTTTCGTTTTTCATTATTCTTTATTCTTGTGGCGATTCAATAAAAATTGATGATTCAAAAGTTTTTCGTTTAAATCGTTATGATGGAGTAAGTTCTTTAGATCCTGCTTTTGCTAAGACGCAAAGTAATATTTGGATGACTAATCAGCTATTTAATGGATTGGTTCAACTAGATAATCAACTTCATGTAAAACCTTCCATTGCCAAACGATGGGATATTTCAGAAGATGGTAAAACCTATCGTTTTACATTGAGAAAAGATGTTTTTTTTCATAAAAACAAAGTATTTAAATCTAAAGAAACTCGAAAGGTAATAGCAAATGATTTTGTTTATAGTTTTAATCGATTATTAGATAAACAAACTGCTTCCCCTGGAGGTTGGGTCTTAGCAAATGTCAAAGATTTTAAAGCCTTAAATGATACAGTTTTTGAAATCAATTTAAAAGAAGCTTTTCCACCGTTTTTAGGGTTGTTAAGCATGCAGTATTGTGCAGTTGTACCAAAAGAAGCGGTTGTATTTTATGGCTCTGATTTTAGATCAAATCCCGTAGGTACAGGACCTTTTCAATTTAAAATTTGGGAAGAAAATGTAAAATTAGTTTTACGTAAAAACCCCTTGTATTTTGAAAAGGATTCTAAGGGAGAATCATTACCTTATTTGGAAGCTGTTGCGGTAACTTTTTTACCTGATAAGCACAGCGAATTTTTACAACTAATTCAAGGAAACTTAGATTTTATATCAGGGCTAGATCCTAGTTATAAAGATGAATTAATATCCGTTTCAGGAGAATTAAATACAAAATATCAAGGGAAACTCCACTTAGAAAAACAGTCTTATTTAAATACAGAATACTTATGTTTTTATTTAGATAATGAAAATGCTGTAGATAAACGCCTTCGTCAAGCCATTAACTATGGTTTTGACCGTAGAAAAGTGATTCAATATTTACGTAATAATATAGGGACACCCGCTACAGGTGGTATGATCCCTGATGGATTACCTTCTTATTTTGAAAAAGGTTATCATTACCAACCTAAAAAAGCCAAAAAATTAATAGAAGCTTATAAAAAAGAAGAAGGAAGTGTTCCTGAAATAGAATTAACCACCACTTCTGATTATTTAAATATTTGCGAATATTTACAAGCTGAACTTAACAAATTAGGTCTTAAAATTCAAATTAACGTTACCCCTGGTTCTACTTTAAGAGAAGGTAAAGCAAATGGGAAATTTCCTTTTTTTCGCGTAAGCTGGATTGCAGATTATCCTGATGGAGAAAATTATTTATCATTATTTTACTCAAAAAATCATGCTCCAAATGGGCCTAATTATTCACATTTCAAAAATGCACAATTTGATCAATGGTATGAAGCTGCGTTAAAAGAAACATCTGATCTTAAAAGGCGTATTTTATACCAGAAAATGGATAGTTTAATGTTGTCAGAAGCACCTATTGTTCCATTATATTACGATGAAGTAACGGTTTTTATTAATCAAAAAGTACAAAACTTTAAAAGTAATCCAATTAATCTGTTGAATTTAAAGGAAGTATGGAAGAAAAAGTAA